ATTCATTAATCCCCCTTGGTTCTTTCGGCCTGCCTGTATGCGGCTAGGCCGAGTGTTTTTTGGAATGTTTCCCCATGTTCGCGACTCGTTGGGACGCCAGTGCGATTCATGGAGCGTTTCTCACCATTCGATGCGAACTTGCCGCCCTTGGTTGGACGATTCGTAAATCGCTTCTAACACTTTGGCGATCGTAAGCCCTTGTTCAGCGGTGCAAAGCGGCGGCGTGTTCTCGGCGATGCTCGTCAAGAAATGGTCAAGGAGCGCCACCCGCTCGCTCTGGTCATCAAAATGGAGCGTGACATCGGCCGGAACGCCGTGTTCGTTGCGGAACCATTTCACTTCTTGGCGGTTTCCGGCGATATTCCACTCCCAGCGCACGCCGCCTTCCGTGCCAAGAAACTCGACATATGCCCGCTCTTCTTCAATATGCGACGCCCAGCTCGTCTCAAGCAGCACCGTCGCGTCGTTTTCGAGCTGGATGAACGCCGAGGCGAAATCTTCGACCGTATAGGCGGCATCAGGCGCAAACGATGTTCCCGGCCATGCCCCTTGGCGGCGCGGGCCGAACTTCGCGTACGTTTTCCCCGTCACCGCGACCGGGTTCGGGTTCCCGAGCAGCCAAAGCGTCACATCGAGCATATGGACGCCCAAATCGATGAGCGGGCCGCCGCCGGAGCGTTCGCGGTCAAAAAACCACGCCCCCCATGCGGGAATGCCGCGGCGGCGCACCCAACCCGTTTTCGCGTAATAAATCTCACCGAACGCGCCAGATTGGATTCGCTCATGAAGCCATTGCGCCGCTTGGCGGAAGCGGTTGTTCAGCGCCACCATAAACTGCTTGCCTGATTCGTCTCGGGCGCGGATGATGGCGTCCGCCTCTTCCGCTTTGGTCACCATCGGCTTTTCGCAAAGAACGTGTTTTCCGGCCCGCAAACTGTCGACCGACACTTGGGCGTGCAAAAAGTTCGGCACCGTGATGATGACGGCATCGACATCAGGCGAAGCGAGCAGCTCTTTGTAGTCGCGGTACACGTTGCGGATGCCGTACGTTTTCGCTTTTTCCGCGGCCGCTTGTTCATTGACGTCGCAAATCGCCTGCAAGACGGCGCGCTCCGAAAGGTTTAGCGCCGCCTTGATGTGTTCATTGGAAATCCCTCCGGCTCCGATCAAGCCGAGGCGGATTGGAAGTGTGTTTCCCATGTCCTTTTCCCCCTTGCGCTCATTTGTTTTCTCTGTCCCATATGCTCCACCGATTCGCCGTCCGTTTTCTAAGTGATGTAATCGATTACATCACCGTGCAAAAAAATCCGCCCGTTCCCCCGCACCGAACAGAGAGCGCTGTCAGCCCCTTTGCTCAGAGCGCTCTCCTCCACACGAATCGCGAATGACGAGCCGATCGGGAAGAACAAGCTGACGCCGCCGCGCGCTCGTTCCTTCAATGAGCGCAAGCAGCAATTCCATCGCTTTTTGCCCGATCTCAAACATCGGCTGGGCGATCGTTGTGAGGCTCGGTTCAAAAATCGAGGCCATTTGAATGTCGTCAAATCCGACAACGGCCACATCGTCGGGAACGCGTCCGCCTCGATGGCGAACCGCTTTGATCGCCCCAATCGCCATCTCATCGTTGGCGGCGAAAATCGCGGTCGGCGGCTTCTCAAGAGCGAGCAGCTTCAGCGTCAAATTATATCCGGACTCATAGGTGAAATCACCCTCCTGCACGAGCGCAGCGTCCGCCTCAAGCTCATGCTGGGCCAGCGCCTGTTGGTAGCCGCGCAGCCGATCGCGGCTTAAAATGATGTTCATTGGCCCGGACAGGTGGGCAATGCGGCAATGGCCGAGGCGGATCAAGTGTTCTGTCGCCTTGCGGGCGCTGCTGATGTTGTCGATCGAAACGGTCGGGATGTCCGCCCCTTCCAAATACTCGCACGCCAAGACGATCGGAAACTGCCGCGCCATCTCTTCCACCAGCTCTTTGCCGATGCGGGCGGTCAAAAAAATCATCCCGTCGACTTGCCGCTGCGGCAGCAAATTCAAATACTGCTCCTCAAGCCGGACATCGTTTTGCGTATCGCCAAGCAGCACCTGATAGCCGTGCTTGAGGGCGACCGCTTCAATGCCGCGCAGCACCTTCGAGAAAAACGGATTCGTAATATCGGGCACGACGACGAGCACCGTCTCGGTCTCCATCCGCCGCAAATACCGGCCGAGCACGTTCGGCTGGTAGTTCAGCGCTTCAATGGCTTCGAGCACGCGCTGCCTTGTCTCTTCAGTGACGTTGCCCGCGTTGCGCAGCACGCGCGACACGGTGGCCGTCGATACGTTCGCCCGTTTCGCCACGTCTTTTATGCTTGCCATTCGTTATAGTCCTCTCAGTTATGTAATCGATTACATATTCATCGTATATGAAAGACAGGGCGGTTGTCAAGCGTTGTTTTTTCGATCCGTCTTAGACATGGTTTGCCCCTTTCTCATATAAAGAAATGGATTTTTATCATCCCGCACCGGGAAGACCTCCACTTCCACGCATAAGCGTAAGTATGGGATGAATCGATGCCCCCACCTCCAAGCGCAAGCGCAGGTGGGACAGCGTTCAACACTTCGTCTCTATAAAAGACGTATCACATGATGAATCCAAGCATTGTCCAAGACTAGCGCACCCCCGCTCTTTCGACAAGAACCAAAAGTTCAGGAACATTTGTGGTGCTGGCAGGTCGGTGCTTGGATGACGGGAAGCCAATACAAAACAGAATCTTGGCAAAATGGGGTATACTGAAAGTGAGAAAGTCGAGTTGAAAAAAGAGTTTTTGCGCATGTTGGTGCGATTGGAGCT
Above is a window of Geobacillus thermoleovorans DNA encoding:
- a CDS encoding Gfo/Idh/MocA family protein encodes the protein MGNTLPIRLGLIGAGGISNEHIKAALNLSERAVLQAICDVNEQAAAEKAKTYGIRNVYRDYKELLASPDVDAVIITVPNFLHAQVSVDSLRAGKHVLCEKPMVTKAEEADAIIRARDESGKQFMVALNNRFRQAAQWLHERIQSGAFGEIYYAKTGWVRRRGIPAWGAWFFDRERSGGGPLIDLGVHMLDVTLWLLGNPNPVAVTGKTYAKFGPRRQGAWPGTSFAPDAAYTVEDFASAFIQLENDATVLLETSWASHIEEERAYVEFLGTEGGVRWEWNIAGNRQEVKWFRNEHGVPADVTLHFDDQSERVALLDHFLTSIAENTPPLCTAEQGLTIAKVLEAIYESSNQGRQVRIEW
- a CDS encoding LacI family DNA-binding transcriptional regulator, which encodes MASIKDVAKRANVSTATVSRVLRNAGNVTEETRQRVLEAIEALNYQPNVLGRYLRRMETETVLVVVPDITNPFFSKVLRGIEAVALKHGYQVLLGDTQNDVRLEEQYLNLLPQRQVDGMIFLTARIGKELVEEMARQFPIVLACEYLEGADIPTVSIDNISSARKATEHLIRLGHCRIAHLSGPMNIILSRDRLRGYQQALAQHELEADAALVQEGDFTYESGYNLTLKLLALEKPPTAIFAANDEMAIGAIKAVRHRGGRVPDDVAVVGFDDIQMASIFEPSLTTIAQPMFEIGQKAMELLLALIEGTSARRRQLVLPDRLVIRDSCGGERSEQRG